One window of Streptomyces sp. SUK 48 genomic DNA carries:
- a CDS encoding glutamine synthetase family protein, which produces MTTLADPVPGGRPADLRRVAALTATLAAQDVRGIVLAYVDTAGVTRVKTVPTARLEAAVSWGVGMSPVFDTFLADDSIVSTEVLGSPDGDLRLYPDLDQLVALAGQPGWAWAPVDRITQEGERHPGCARTFLRRMVTEAAERHGIVLKAAFEIEWALGLGSAPPGEFVPAVSGPAYGAIRQVELGDCLADLLGALDAQGVDVDQVHPEYAAGQFELSVGALDPVAAADRSVLVRQTIRAVAQRHGLRVSFSPAVLAGSVGNGGHVHLSCWRDGVNLHAGGARRYGLTPDAESFAAGILARLPALTAISAPSPASYLRLRPSQWAGVFTAWGRETREAALRLVTGSAGRQRQEANLEVKPVDLAANPYLTLGCLIAAGLDGLTAKHPLPEEITGDPARYDADEAAKLGVRRLPATLPEAEAEFRADEVLRAALGPVLADAVSAVRLGEAAAVEGLDDERVAAAYRWAY; this is translated from the coding sequence ATGACCACTCTTGCCGACCCCGTGCCCGGCGGCCGTCCCGCCGATCTGCGTCGGGTCGCCGCCCTCACCGCCACGTTGGCCGCGCAGGACGTGCGCGGCATCGTCCTGGCCTATGTGGACACGGCGGGCGTCACCCGGGTGAAGACCGTCCCGACGGCCCGGCTGGAGGCCGCCGTCTCCTGGGGCGTCGGGATGTCCCCGGTGTTCGACACCTTCCTCGCCGACGACTCGATCGTCAGCACCGAGGTGCTCGGCTCCCCCGACGGCGACCTGAGGCTCTACCCCGATCTGGACCAGCTGGTGGCGCTGGCCGGGCAGCCCGGCTGGGCGTGGGCGCCGGTGGACCGGATCACGCAGGAGGGCGAGCGGCATCCCGGCTGCGCCCGTACCTTCCTGCGCCGCATGGTCACCGAGGCGGCCGAGCGGCACGGCATCGTCCTCAAGGCGGCGTTCGAGATCGAGTGGGCCCTCGGACTCGGCTCGGCGCCCCCCGGGGAGTTCGTGCCGGCGGTGTCCGGACCGGCGTACGGCGCGATCCGCCAGGTGGAGCTGGGCGACTGCCTCGCCGACCTGCTGGGCGCGCTCGACGCCCAGGGCGTGGACGTCGACCAGGTCCATCCCGAGTACGCGGCCGGGCAGTTCGAGCTGTCGGTAGGCGCCCTGGACCCGGTGGCGGCGGCCGATCGCAGCGTGCTGGTGCGCCAGACGATCCGGGCCGTCGCCCAGCGGCACGGGCTGCGGGTGTCCTTCTCCCCCGCCGTCCTCGCCGGGAGCGTCGGCAACGGCGGCCATGTGCATCTGTCCTGCTGGCGCGACGGCGTCAATCTGCACGCGGGCGGCGCGCGCCGGTACGGTCTGACGCCGGACGCGGAGTCCTTCGCGGCCGGGATTCTCGCCCGGCTGCCCGCGCTGACCGCGATCAGCGCGCCCAGCCCGGCCAGCTATCTGCGGCTGCGGCCCTCCCAGTGGGCGGGCGTCTTCACCGCGTGGGGCCGGGAGACCCGGGAGGCGGCGCTGCGGCTGGTCACCGGCAGCGCGGGCCGGCAACGGCAGGAGGCCAACCTGGAGGTGAAGCCCGTCGACCTGGCCGCCAACCCCTATCTGACCCTCGGCTGCCTGATCGCCGCGGGACTCGACGGGCTCACGGCGAAGCATCCGCTGCCCGAGGAGATCACCGGCGACCCGGCCCGCTACGACGCGGACGAGGCGGCGAAGCTCGGCGTACGGCGCCTGCCGGCCACCCTGCCCGAGGCGGAGGCGGAGTTCCGCGCCGACGAGGTGCTGCGGGCCGCGCTCGGGCCCGTCCTCGCGGACGCGGTGAGCGCCGTACGGCTCGGTGAGGCGGCCGCCGTCGAGGGACTGGACGACGAGCGGGTGGCGGCGGCCTACCGCTGGGCGTACTGA
- a CDS encoding amidohydrolase family protein, producing MAPAGPVHEALAALELVDHHCHGATVADLSFEGFASLLTEGGAWPGVSPFDTPAGLAVRRHCAPLLDLPRHAPPDAYVARRAELGWREVNRRFLTAAGVGTYCVDTGYAPQPLTSPAELAAASGAAAYEVVRLERIAEEVAGRGVEAGEYAAVFRAAAEEAVRRPGVVAVKSVAAYRTGFGLDPERPSQAEVAVAAGRWLTAGGRLADPVLVRHLLWTAVDLGLPLQLHTGFGDADVRLHRADPALLTDWLHRIAGTIPVLLLHCWPYHRQAAFLAAVFERVYLDVGLALHHTGPARAGVVLAEALEITPFRKLLYSSDAYGVAEFHHLGALCFRQGLAELLRHRVEADELSLSDALRIASWTGRDNARRLYGPPVSEPVRDPRGHPTRKV from the coding sequence GTGGCGCCCGCCGGGCCGGTCCACGAGGCGCTGGCCGCACTGGAGTTGGTGGACCACCACTGCCATGGCGCGACGGTGGCCGACCTGTCCTTCGAGGGGTTCGCGTCGCTGCTCACCGAGGGCGGCGCCTGGCCCGGCGTCTCGCCCTTCGACACCCCGGCGGGCCTCGCCGTACGACGGCACTGCGCGCCCCTGCTGGATCTGCCCCGGCACGCCCCGCCGGACGCGTACGTGGCCCGGCGGGCGGAGCTGGGGTGGCGGGAGGTGAACCGGCGGTTCCTGACGGCGGCCGGGGTCGGGACGTACTGCGTGGACACCGGCTACGCCCCGCAACCGCTCACCTCCCCCGCCGAGTTGGCCGCGGCGTCCGGTGCCGCCGCCTACGAGGTCGTCCGGCTGGAGCGGATCGCCGAGGAGGTGGCCGGGCGGGGGGTGGAGGCGGGCGAGTACGCGGCCGTGTTCCGCGCGGCGGCCGAGGAGGCGGTGCGGCGGCCGGGTGTGGTGGCGGTGAAGTCGGTGGCCGCCTACCGCACCGGCTTCGGCCTCGATCCGGAGCGGCCCTCGCAGGCCGAGGTGGCCGTGGCGGCGGGGCGCTGGCTCACGGCCGGGGGCCGCCTCGCGGACCCGGTCCTGGTACGGCACCTGCTGTGGACTGCGGTCGACCTGGGGCTGCCCCTCCAGCTGCACACCGGTTTCGGGGACGCGGACGTACGGCTGCACCGGGCCGATCCCGCGCTGCTCACCGACTGGCTGCACCGGATCGCCGGCACCATCCCCGTGCTGCTGCTGCACTGCTGGCCCTACCACCGCCAGGCCGCTTTCCTGGCCGCGGTGTTCGAGCGGGTGTACCTGGACGTGGGGCTCGCCCTGCATCACACCGGCCCCGCGCGGGCAGGAGTGGTGCTGGCGGAGGCCCTGGAGATCACCCCGTTCCGCAAACTGCTGTACAGCTCCGACGCCTACGGTGTGGCGGAGTTCCACCACCTGGGTGCCCTGTGCTTCCGTCAGGGCCTCGCCGAGCTGCTGCGACATCGCGTGGAGGCCGATGAGCTGTCCCTGTCCGACGCCCTGCGGATCGCGTCCTGGACGGGCCGCGACAACGCCCGCCGGCTCTATGGGCCGCCCGTATCCGAACCGGTCCGCGACCCACGCGGCCACCCCACCCGGAAAGTATGA
- a CDS encoding Cof-type HAD-IIB family hydrolase, with translation MPAIPTPLLDVPGPGAGPADIRLIVTDMDGTLLDGDQRMPAGLGPMLAELRGRGVLFSPASGRQYATLARQFADVAEGMVFIAENGTYVVRDGVELSSDPLARTAATGVAEAVRRLNAAGGDAGAVVCGKRAAYVERTDEAFLAEVRRYYVEHRVVDDVTAVDDEFIKVAVFDFHSAERSAAPALAPFAGTHQVVVSGAHWVDVMNRTANKGTALRALQRTLGITPAQTMVFGDYLNDLEMMDAAQWSFAMANAHPDVAARARHLAPSNDENGVLRTISRVLGL, from the coding sequence ATGCCCGCCATACCGACGCCCCTCCTCGACGTGCCCGGCCCGGGCGCGGGCCCCGCGGACATCCGGCTGATCGTCACCGACATGGACGGCACCCTGCTGGACGGCGACCAGCGGATGCCGGCCGGCCTCGGGCCGATGCTCGCCGAACTGCGCGGGCGGGGAGTGCTGTTCAGCCCCGCGAGCGGCCGCCAGTACGCCACGCTGGCCCGGCAGTTCGCGGACGTCGCCGAGGGCATGGTCTTCATCGCCGAGAACGGCACCTACGTGGTCCGCGACGGCGTCGAACTCAGCTCCGACCCGCTGGCGCGCACGGCCGCGACCGGGGTCGCCGAGGCGGTACGGCGGCTGAACGCGGCCGGCGGCGACGCGGGCGCCGTGGTCTGCGGCAAGCGCGCGGCCTATGTGGAGCGGACCGACGAGGCGTTCCTCGCCGAGGTGCGCCGCTACTACGTCGAGCACCGTGTCGTCGACGACGTCACCGCGGTGGACGACGAGTTCATCAAGGTCGCGGTCTTCGACTTCCACTCCGCCGAACGCTCCGCCGCCCCCGCGCTCGCCCCCTTCGCCGGCACCCACCAGGTCGTGGTCTCCGGCGCGCACTGGGTCGACGTCATGAACCGCACCGCGAACAAGGGCACCGCGCTGCGCGCCCTCCAGCGGACCCTCGGCATCACCCCGGCCCAGACCATGGTCTTCGGCGACTACCTCAACGACCTGGAGATGATGGACGCGGCCCAGTGGTCCTTCGCCATGGCCAACGCCCACCCGGACGTGGCGGCGCGCGCCCGCCATCTGGCCCCGTCCAACGACGAGAACGGCGTCCTGCGGACGATCTCCCGGGTGCTCGGGCTGTAG
- a CDS encoding NUDIX hydrolase family protein, translating to MTDTTPGWLTSDELEMARARMPILYVEAVPVRVDDSGEVTSIGLLLRIGPDGTVSRTLVSGRVLHHERVRDALLRHLEKDLGPVALPRIPASLQPFTVAEYFPTAGITPYHDPRQHAVSLAYVVPVTGDCRPRQDALDLVWFSPQEAASDVLQSEMPGGHGALLRQALAHVGLVF from the coding sequence ATGACCGATACCACGCCCGGCTGGCTGACCTCGGACGAGCTGGAGATGGCCAGGGCCCGGATGCCGATCCTGTACGTCGAGGCCGTGCCCGTACGGGTCGACGACAGCGGCGAAGTCACCAGCATCGGACTGCTGCTGCGCATCGGCCCGGACGGTACGGTCAGCCGGACCCTGGTCTCCGGCCGGGTGCTGCACCACGAGCGGGTCCGCGACGCGCTGCTGCGCCATCTGGAGAAGGACCTCGGTCCGGTGGCCCTGCCCCGGATCCCGGCCTCGCTGCAACCCTTCACCGTGGCCGAGTACTTCCCGACGGCGGGCATCACCCCGTACCACGACCCGCGTCAGCACGCGGTGTCCCTCGCCTACGTCGTCCCGGTCACCGGCGACTGCCGGCCCCGCCAGGACGCCCTGGACCTGGTGTGGTTCAGCCCCCAGGAGGCGGCCTCGGACGTCCTTCAGAGCGAGATGCCGGGCGGCCACGGCGCGCTGCTGAGGCAGGCGCTCGCCCACGTGGGCCTAGTGTTCTGA